A region from the Kineothrix sp. IPX-CK genome encodes:
- a CDS encoding GNAT family N-acetyltransferase — protein MKDITIRRPGIEERESIHTFFEEMLVDTFEKNNVSDMKELLQEEILDKKRYIAQDFETEGEERFFLLAEHKGEIIGSIEYGPSNDLLNSCTGGEFKDMLEIGTVFVRPDWQKRGISVLLMYSLFEELKEKRVEEVCFDSGYKIAQGIWCKRFGSPAYYLENYWGEGFHHMVWRVKVKEALVRFAPKAVEP, from the coding sequence ATGAAAGATATAACAATAAGAAGACCTGGAATAGAGGAACGCGAGAGCATCCATACCTTTTTTGAAGAGATGCTCGTGGATACATTTGAGAAAAATAATGTATCTGATATGAAGGAATTGCTTCAGGAAGAGATTTTGGATAAAAAAAGATATATTGCACAGGATTTCGAGACGGAGGGGGAGGAAAGGTTTTTCCTTTTGGCGGAGCATAAAGGTGAAATCATCGGTTCCATCGAATACGGGCCTTCCAATGATTTGTTGAATTCGTGTACGGGAGGGGAGTTTAAGGACATGCTGGAAATCGGTACGGTTTTTGTGCGTCCTGATTGGCAGAAAAGAGGCATTTCTGTCTTATTAATGTATTCGCTGTTCGAGGAATTGAAGGAAAAGAGGGTGGAGGAAGTCTGCTTTGACAGCGGATATAAGATAGCTCAGGGTATATGGTGTAAAAGGTTCGGCAGCCCGGCGTATTATCTGGAAAATTACTGGGGCGAGGGCTTCCATCACATGGTATGGAGAGTGAAAGTAAAGGAAGCGTTAGTCAGGTTTGCGCCTAAGGCGGTAGAGCCTTAA
- a CDS encoding iron-containing alcohol dehydrogenase: MNNFKYFTPTKVIFGRGTENQAGALVKETGCKKVLIHYGKGSVEKSGLLGRIKASLEAEQIAYTELGGVVPNPRLSLVYEGIELSKKEGVDFILAIGGGSVIDSAKAIGYGMVNSGNVWDFYAHEREASACMPVGVVLTLAATGSEMSSSSVITNETGWSKRGYNNNLSRPVFAIMNPELTMTLPPFQTECGCTDILMHTMERYFTSAGNMEITDGIAEALMRTVISNARILLDEPENYNARAEVMWAGSLSHNGLTGCGNGGDDFATHGLEHEVSGLFDVAHGAGLAALWGSWARYVHKDCLPRFYRFAVNVMGIADKGSLEEIALKGIEAMEIFFRSIGMPTSFHDLEIEPTEQEMKLMAKKCSTAAGGRKGSAKVLYEADMLAIYEMAR, encoded by the coding sequence ATGAACAATTTTAAGTATTTTACTCCTACGAAAGTCATTTTTGGCAGAGGAACGGAGAATCAGGCAGGGGCACTTGTAAAGGAGACAGGCTGTAAGAAGGTGCTGATTCATTACGGCAAAGGCAGCGTGGAGAAATCGGGCTTGCTCGGGCGAATAAAAGCTTCTTTGGAAGCGGAGCAAATTGCTTATACCGAACTTGGCGGCGTGGTTCCCAATCCGAGATTATCTCTCGTTTATGAGGGAATCGAACTGTCCAAAAAGGAGGGCGTGGATTTCATTCTCGCTATAGGAGGAGGCAGCGTCATAGACTCGGCAAAGGCCATCGGCTACGGAATGGTAAACAGCGGCAATGTCTGGGATTTTTATGCTCATGAGAGGGAAGCTTCGGCTTGTATGCCTGTCGGAGTGGTGCTGACGCTTGCGGCTACCGGAAGTGAAATGAGCAGCTCCTCGGTAATTACTAATGAGACTGGCTGGAGTAAGCGAGGCTATAACAACAATCTTAGCCGCCCGGTATTCGCCATCATGAATCCTGAGCTGACGATGACTCTTCCCCCCTTTCAGACGGAATGCGGCTGTACGGATATACTGATGCATACCATGGAGCGCTATTTCACCTCCGCAGGCAATATGGAAATCACCGACGGCATTGCGGAAGCGCTGATGCGCACCGTTATCTCCAATGCAAGGATTCTTTTGGACGAACCTGAAAATTATAATGCCCGCGCTGAGGTCATGTGGGCAGGAAGCCTTTCTCATAATGGATTGACAGGCTGTGGAAACGGAGGAGATGACTTCGCCACTCATGGACTGGAGCATGAGGTCAGCGGATTGTTTGATGTGGCCCATGGGGCCGGTTTGGCAGCGTTATGGGGAAGCTGGGCGAGATATGTTCATAAGGACTGCCTACCGCGGTTTTATCGCTTTGCGGTAAATGTAATGGGAATAGCGGACAAAGGTTCTTTGGAAGAAATCGCTCTAAAGGGCATCGAGGCGATGGAAATCTTTTTCCGTTCTATCGGGATGCCTACCTCTTTTCACGATCTGGAGATTGAGCCTACGGAGCAGGAAATGAAGCTTATGGCTAAAAAGTGCAGCACGGCGGCTGGAGGACGAAAAGGCTCGGCGAAAGTGCTTTACGAGGCCGATATGCTTGCGATCTATGAAATGGCAAGATAG
- a CDS encoding glycoside hydrolase family 3 C-terminal domain-containing protein has protein sequence MKERQDIKDFRDRAKELVAEMTLEEKAGLCSGQDCWNTKPIERLKLGAVMMSDGPHGLRKQIGEADNLGIGESVPAVCFPTASALACSFNKELLYEIGKAMGEECLQEQVSVILGPGVNQKRSPLCGRNFEYFSEDPLLSGELAASMIKGIQSTGVSASLKHFAVNNQEKRRMTINAVIDERTLRETYLKAFEIAVKKGKPDTVMCAYNRLNGEYCSENEYLLTNILRKEWGFENTVISDWGAVHDRVLGIKTGLDIEMPGNQGVNDAKVLAAVKNGSLSLTELDKAAENACTLILKGLANKEKDFRYDKKEHHSLAVKALEESAVLLKNEGKLLPGHIGQKAAVIGAFAKTLRYQGAGSSKIHPLKIENPWEMFIEFGADVTYAKGFSLEAKPVNGEAESLREEACQAAGGKDIVYVFAGLPEGYESEGFDRGNMSLPPSQNLLIDAICEENENVVVILIGGAPVELPWIHKVKAVLLAYLGGEGAGRAIVNLLLGYRVPSGKLAETWPIALEDIPCYHYFPGKRLTSEYRESIYIGYRYYEKAGKPVLFPFGYGLTYTEFSYSGLELSEEVCRFGSTFTLSFELLNCGGRKAKEISFIFMAHKSEVVFLPEKELREFIKVELEPGETKRISMTLDTSTLGYYNTAVKDWYCESGEYEVIIGSSSRDCRLAGSIRIDSPAKPQPDFTKSAPSYYRLENKEFTIDEKEFATLYGRTPPKSGGRASRPYSPENTLEDVAHTFIGKIIMMYANWTARKVSKAEKEQEGMMAATIREMSFFAMAASGEEMLPEHVMEGIIEFLNGRYIAGLRKLLKF, from the coding sequence ATGAAAGAGAGACAGGATATAAAGGACTTCAGGGACAGAGCAAAGGAACTGGTTGCGGAAATGACATTGGAAGAAAAGGCCGGTTTGTGCTCCGGACAGGACTGTTGGAATACGAAGCCCATAGAGCGGCTTAAGCTGGGGGCCGTTATGATGTCGGATGGCCCCCACGGCCTTAGAAAGCAGATAGGGGAGGCGGATAATCTGGGAATAGGGGAGAGCGTTCCGGCGGTATGCTTTCCTACAGCGAGCGCCCTTGCCTGCAGTTTCAACAAAGAGCTTTTATATGAAATAGGAAAAGCTATGGGAGAGGAATGCCTGCAGGAGCAGGTTTCTGTTATTCTGGGGCCGGGTGTCAACCAGAAAAGAAGTCCCTTATGCGGACGTAATTTCGAATATTTCAGCGAAGATCCTCTGCTTTCCGGAGAATTGGCGGCAAGCATGATAAAGGGAATTCAAAGTACAGGTGTCAGTGCTTCTCTCAAGCATTTTGCAGTAAATAATCAGGAAAAGCGCAGAATGACAATCAACGCGGTCATCGATGAAAGGACTTTGCGGGAAACATATCTGAAAGCTTTTGAAATAGCAGTGAAAAAAGGAAAGCCCGATACGGTCATGTGCGCGTATAACAGGTTGAATGGCGAATATTGCAGCGAGAACGAATATCTTTTAACAAATATATTAAGAAAGGAATGGGGGTTTGAGAATACGGTGATTTCCGACTGGGGAGCCGTACACGACAGAGTGCTGGGGATAAAAACAGGGCTGGACATCGAGATGCCCGGAAACCAAGGGGTTAACGATGCAAAAGTGCTTGCTGCGGTCAAGAACGGGAGCCTTTCGCTTACCGAATTGGATAAGGCGGCGGAGAATGCCTGTACTCTCATCTTAAAGGGTTTGGCAAATAAAGAGAAAGACTTTCGATACGATAAAAAGGAGCATCATTCTCTGGCTGTAAAAGCGCTGGAGGAATCGGCGGTGCTGCTTAAGAACGAAGGTAAGCTATTGCCCGGGCATATCGGACAAAAAGCGGCGGTTATTGGCGCCTTCGCAAAAACATTGAGATATCAGGGAGCAGGAAGCTCTAAGATACATCCGTTGAAAATAGAAAATCCGTGGGAAATGTTCATAGAATTCGGTGCCGATGTCACGTATGCAAAAGGATTTTCTCTGGAAGCAAAGCCTGTAAACGGTGAGGCGGAGAGCTTGAGGGAAGAGGCTTGCCAAGCGGCGGGAGGCAAAGATATCGTATATGTTTTCGCGGGACTGCCGGAGGGTTATGAATCGGAAGGGTTCGATCGAGGAAATATGAGCCTTCCTCCTTCACAGAATCTTTTGATTGATGCAATTTGTGAGGAAAATGAAAATGTGGTGGTAATCTTAATCGGAGGCGCGCCCGTGGAGCTTCCCTGGATCCATAAGGTAAAAGCGGTATTGCTGGCCTACCTGGGAGGAGAAGGCGCAGGCAGAGCGATCGTAAATCTGCTGCTGGGATACAGGGTACCAAGCGGAAAACTGGCGGAAACATGGCCCATCGCGTTAGAGGATATCCCCTGCTATCATTATTTTCCGGGCAAAAGACTTACCTCGGAGTATCGGGAAAGTATCTATATAGGGTATCGTTATTATGAAAAAGCAGGAAAACCTGTGTTGTTTCCCTTCGGATACGGGCTTACCTATACAGAGTTTTCCTATTCAGGCTTAGAGTTGAGCGAAGAAGTCTGCCGGTTCGGGAGTACCTTTACTCTTTCTTTTGAGCTTTTAAATTGCGGCGGCAGAAAGGCGAAGGAAATATCGTTTATATTCATGGCTCATAAAAGTGAAGTTGTATTTTTGCCGGAAAAGGAGCTTCGGGAGTTTATCAAGGTAGAACTTGAGCCGGGAGAAACGAAAAGGATATCGATGACTCTCGATACCAGCACTTTAGGCTACTATAATACAGCGGTAAAGGATTGGTACTGTGAAAGCGGAGAATACGAAGTCATAATTGGTTCATCCTCAAGGGATTGCAGACTTGCGGGAAGCATACGAATAGACAGTCCCGCAAAGCCCCAGCCTGATTTTACGAAGAGTGCTCCTTCCTACTACCGGTTGGAAAACAAGGAATTCACGATCGATGAAAAGGAATTTGCGACGCTGTACGGGAGGACTCCTCCTAAAAGCGGCGGGAGGGCAAGCCGTCCTTACAGTCCGGAGAATACTTTGGAAGATGTGGCACATACATTTATAGGTAAAATCATTATGATGTATGCGAACTGGACGGCAAGGAAGGTATCGAAAGCGGAAAAGGAGCAGGAGGGAATGATGGCGGCGACTATCAGGGAAATGTCATTTTTCGCAATGGCAGCTTCGGGGGAGGAAATGCTGCCGGAGCATGTGATGGAGGGAATTATTGAATTTCTCAACGGACGTTATATCGCAGGGCTGCGCAAGCTTTTGAAATTTTAA
- a CDS encoding glycoside-pentoside-hexuronide (GPH):cation symporter: MGNVLKKREKISYGLGDMGNNVAYGAVGFYFVFFLTDVAGISPLWAGYIFMVTRIWNAVCDLVMGAVSDRAKTRFGRRRPFLLFGAIPLAIGFSLLWTVPFQGTMQMIMYYTLIGILFNTLYSLVSIPYNALLPELSQDYNERTSISGYKMAFSFVGSLLSAMGVTLIVDTIYPGKGMYMQSFPVMGRVLAVILAVCILLAFAGTKERVRENNPDPDKKKQDGLLKNLRSLLGLREYRFVLGVFIFNMVSFDIIMALYIYFMKYVLRISDSLSYIFMAIPLVAAVIVTPMWVGISGKLGKRKTYVISAVYFLFPLFSCMFIPSEHIGLTAAVTIFIGVGISASQVLVFSILPDVVEVDEAVNGSRREGIIYGSTMLLYKISSAIIVALVTAALGWFGYAESTGGAAAVQSEGTIFGIRILMSGMPALCLVLSVICILRLSGKAGGLDKSGHEV; this comes from the coding sequence ATGGGCAATGTACTTAAAAAAAGAGAGAAGATTTCCTATGGTTTGGGGGATATGGGAAACAATGTGGCGTATGGTGCGGTTGGATTTTATTTTGTGTTTTTTCTTACGGATGTAGCGGGAATATCGCCCTTATGGGCCGGTTATATTTTCATGGTCACCCGTATATGGAATGCGGTCTGCGATTTGGTTATGGGAGCTGTCTCCGACCGAGCGAAAACCCGTTTTGGAAGACGGCGGCCATTTCTGCTCTTCGGTGCCATACCGCTTGCAATCGGATTTTCACTTCTGTGGACAGTGCCGTTTCAGGGGACAATGCAAATGATTATGTACTATACGTTGATCGGGATTCTGTTTAATACATTATATTCGCTTGTGTCGATTCCGTATAATGCGTTGCTGCCAGAGCTTTCTCAGGATTATAACGAACGTACGAGCATTTCCGGCTATAAGATGGCTTTTTCCTTTGTTGGCTCTCTGTTGTCAGCCATGGGAGTAACATTGATCGTCGATACGATTTATCCCGGAAAAGGCATGTATATGCAAAGCTTCCCCGTTATGGGAAGGGTACTGGCGGTTATACTTGCAGTCTGCATCCTGCTGGCATTTGCAGGCACCAAAGAACGGGTGAGAGAGAACAATCCGGATCCGGATAAGAAAAAGCAAGACGGTCTTTTAAAGAACCTGAGGTCGCTCCTCGGCCTGCGGGAATACCGGTTTGTGCTGGGCGTATTCATTTTTAATATGGTATCTTTTGATATTATCATGGCTCTCTACATTTACTTTATGAAGTATGTACTTAGAATATCCGACAGTCTAAGCTATATCTTTATGGCTATTCCATTAGTGGCGGCAGTTATTGTCACGCCCATGTGGGTGGGAATCAGCGGTAAGCTGGGGAAAAGAAAGACTTACGTGATTTCGGCGGTTTACTTTTTGTTTCCCTTGTTCTCCTGCATGTTTATTCCGTCAGAGCATATCGGGCTGACTGCGGCTGTTACGATTTTTATCGGAGTTGGTATTTCTGCTTCTCAGGTCCTGGTATTTTCCATTCTCCCGGATGTAGTGGAGGTGGATGAAGCGGTAAATGGAAGCAGAAGAGAAGGCATTATTTACGGCTCAACCATGCTCTTATATAAAATCAGCTCCGCAATTATTGTCGCGCTTGTGACGGCGGCACTTGGCTGGTTCGGTTATGCGGAAAGTACGGGAGGCGCTGCAGCAGTGCAGTCGGAAGGGACGATTTTTGGCATACGTATTCTGATGAGCGGGATGCCGGCACTTTGTCTGGTGCTGTCTGTGATATGTATTTTGAGGCTTTCGGGCAAAGCAGGAGGCTTGGATAAAAGCGGACATGAGGTATAA
- a CDS encoding methyl-accepting chemotaxis protein, whose amino-acid sequence MKRRKRGYSSKELMEKLSRWDFMDESDTPEGEELYGQLWKQYKDFFYRFCGDFDTVKIISEQFEGIIEGMLESSDSIGFAAQYISDGSKRQREEINSCENIAEILADKINMMGDKSKDLIDSAKEMGEISDSGKVAVENLTLSQNSNQTVNNAIITEIYQLLEMTKNITGITEQLNEIADQTNLLSLNASIEAARAGEAGKGFAVVADEIRKLSDESHRASETISRNITEIMEQLNQLKSAVDSSRDTFEQQEKAVTEVIEAFSRIDNHVEGFVSDQELFYREVNGLGEQKESLLDSFRNILAVNQESVASTEEVASLTMSQSSTVKTMEKMAGKLNEGVGVLSSDLSKIQIKKEERRQQKIAMIFDIDCDFWEPTARDARKTAKALHYELEIFAPKSRNQGAEEMLKALESFVERKFDAIVISPIDSPQIRQLLKSASQNGTKIIFINSALEGVDYEALIETNGYELGKNASKAAKQLLSGGGEAIVGLWSDIKIQSIENRAQGFVDALTKEGITVHKIDIPSNPTKKDVEAVMSRIRKDYPNVKVIYATDVLWGVAYGSFAGHQGTGIKIVTVDFTADIAAQIKRGGIDVAIAQRAFSWGSMSLDFLADVFQGKSVARYTDTGTYEVNGSNLALYEKRM is encoded by the coding sequence ATGAAGAGAAGAAAAAGGGGTTATAGCAGTAAAGAGTTAATGGAAAAGCTCTCCCGGTGGGACTTTATGGACGAGTCAGATACACCGGAAGGAGAAGAGCTTTACGGGCAGTTGTGGAAGCAATATAAGGATTTCTTTTACCGCTTCTGCGGGGATTTCGATACGGTCAAGATTATTTCGGAGCAATTTGAAGGAATCATTGAAGGAATGTTGGAGTCCTCGGACAGCATCGGCTTTGCCGCACAATACATATCGGACGGTTCCAAGCGGCAGAGAGAGGAAATCAATTCCTGCGAAAATATCGCGGAGATATTAGCGGACAAGATCAATATGATGGGAGATAAATCGAAGGATTTGATCGACTCCGCGAAAGAGATGGGAGAAATCAGCGATAGCGGTAAGGTTGCCGTGGAGAATCTGACACTTAGCCAGAACAGTAACCAGACCGTGAACAATGCGATCATTACGGAAATCTATCAATTGCTGGAAATGACCAAGAATATCACCGGCATTACGGAGCAGCTCAATGAAATCGCAGACCAGACTAATCTGCTTTCCCTGAACGCTTCTATAGAAGCGGCGAGAGCGGGAGAAGCGGGAAAGGGCTTTGCGGTAGTTGCGGATGAGATAAGAAAGCTGTCTGACGAAAGCCATCGCGCCAGTGAGACGATCAGCCGGAATATAACGGAGATCATGGAGCAGCTTAACCAGTTGAAATCGGCGGTAGACAGTTCAAGAGATACTTTCGAGCAGCAGGAAAAAGCAGTAACTGAGGTGATCGAGGCATTCAGCAGAATTGATAATCATGTGGAAGGCTTTGTATCCGATCAGGAGCTCTTTTACAGAGAAGTTAACGGACTTGGAGAGCAGAAGGAGAGCCTGTTGGATTCCTTTAGAAATATCCTCGCAGTAAATCAGGAGTCCGTGGCTTCTACGGAAGAGGTGGCGTCTCTTACCATGAGCCAGAGCAGCACAGTAAAGACTATGGAGAAGATGGCAGGTAAGCTAAACGAAGGCGTTGGAGTATTATCCTCTGACTTATCCAAGATCCAGATAAAGAAGGAAGAAAGAAGACAGCAGAAGATAGCTATGATTTTTGACATCGACTGCGATTTCTGGGAGCCGACAGCGAGGGACGCGAGAAAAACAGCTAAGGCTTTGCATTATGAGCTGGAGATTTTTGCTCCGAAGTCCAGAAACCAGGGAGCGGAGGAAATGCTTAAAGCGCTGGAAAGTTTCGTGGAAAGAAAGTTCGATGCCATTGTCATAAGCCCTATTGATAGTCCGCAGATTCGCCAGTTGCTGAAATCGGCATCACAAAACGGAACGAAGATTATTTTCATTAATTCCGCCTTGGAGGGCGTGGATTATGAAGCGCTGATAGAAACTAACGGTTACGAGCTGGGTAAAAATGCGTCGAAGGCTGCTAAGCAGCTTTTAAGCGGCGGCGGGGAGGCAATAGTTGGACTTTGGTCAGATATCAAGATTCAATCCATAGAAAACAGGGCACAGGGTTTTGTGGACGCATTGACAAAGGAAGGCATTACCGTACATAAAATAGATATTCCAAGCAATCCCACCAAGAAGGATGTGGAGGCTGTGATGAGTCGGATTCGGAAGGATTATCCGAATGTAAAAGTAATTTACGCTACGGACGTACTCTGGGGTGTGGCTTACGGAAGCTTTGCAGGGCATCAAGGCACGGGCATTAAGATCGTAACAGTAGATTTCACCGCCGATATTGCCGCACAGATAAAGAGAGGCGGAATCGATGTGGCGATTGCACAGCGGGCATTCTCTTGGGGAAGTATGTCCCTGGATTTCCTTGCAGATGTATTTCAAGGAAAATCTGTTGCCCGTTATACAGATACGGGAACTTATGAGGTGAACGGGAGTAACCTCGCTTTATACGAAAAAAGAATGTAA
- the tnpA gene encoding IS200/IS605 family transposase, producing the protein MANKSNDMAHTKWMCKYHIVFTPKYRRKIIYNQYKESIRDILKQLCSYKGVEIIEGHLMPDHIHMLVSIPPKMSISSFMGYLKGKSALMIFDKHANLKYKFGNRHFWSEGYYVSTVGLNEATIKKYIQDQEKADILQDKISVKEYEDPFKG; encoded by the coding sequence ATGGCAAACAAAAGTAATGACATGGCACATACAAAGTGGATGTGCAAGTATCACATTGTTTTCACTCCAAAGTATAGACGAAAAATAATATATAATCAATATAAAGAAAGTATCAGAGATATTCTGAAACAGTTATGTTCTTACAAAGGAGTGGAGATTATCGAAGGGCATCTTATGCCCGATCATATCCATATGTTAGTGAGCATACCGCCTAAGATGAGTATTTCAAGTTTTATGGGATACTTAAAAGGCAAGAGTGCACTTATGATTTTTGATAAGCACGCAAATTTGAAGTATAAATTTGGGAACAGACATTTCTGGTCAGAAGGATACTATGTGAGCACAGTAGGACTTAACGAGGCAACAATAAAAAAGTATATACAGGATCAGGAAAAAGCAGACATACTACAAGATAAAATAAGTGTGAAGGAGTATGAGGACCCCTTTAAGGGGTAG